The candidate division WOR-3 bacterium genome window below encodes:
- a CDS encoding Trk family potassium uptake protein — MKSIVDKIAGIMALFALFLLLFERSQTSLAENIYPYLRWINFSVILVFFSDAALMFLYSRNKIRHILYNWYDIIILVPLVYFFFPKENMSLSVIFWQVAIVVSVLSRFRRAKNFIEGTGLKAAQVTTISFLFLILSGAVLLTLPFASSRGEETPLLDALFTSTSAVCVTGLIVKDTATHFSRLGQMIILALIQLGGLGIMSFSVMLAILTGKKMDIGQKAAMGDILEQNELSGVTQLIKFIFKMTLFFEAVGAVALAIFWIGRFDSLHETIYHGIFHSVSAFCNAGFSTFSDSLSCFASDTATVLIISGLIIFGGLGFAAIKDIWQKTKYLVKERKTNFHFKVQSKIVVFVSLILILVGSAGIFLFEFPNSSGFKTKILSAIFQSVTTRTAGFNTVDLSSLAPSTILLMIGLMLIGASPGSTGGGIKTTTFAVLWGCMTNGFTKNRNVEIFKRTIPDETIAKAVTVLLLYIFVLFIVVTLLLFFEKFSFFDILFEAVSAVGTVGLSKGITPHLSSIGKSLVIVLMFFGRLGPLTIGYTLISHYKKTGYTYAEEKVMIG, encoded by the coding sequence ATGAAAAGTATTGTGGATAAAATCGCGGGCATAATGGCTCTTTTTGCCCTGTTTCTGCTTTTGTTTGAGCGGTCGCAGACTTCTTTAGCCGAAAACATCTATCCCTATCTAAGGTGGATAAACTTTTCCGTGATTCTCGTTTTTTTCTCTGACGCTGCTCTGATGTTTTTATACTCAAGAAACAAGATCAGGCATATTTTGTACAACTGGTACGACATTATCATCCTGGTTCCACTCGTATACTTTTTTTTCCCTAAAGAAAACATGTCTCTCAGCGTTATCTTCTGGCAGGTGGCGATAGTCGTGTCTGTGCTCTCAAGATTCAGAAGGGCTAAAAATTTCATAGAAGGAACGGGTTTGAAAGCGGCGCAGGTCACGACCATTTCATTTCTCTTTTTAATACTCTCGGGTGCTGTTCTTCTCACCCTCCCTTTCGCGTCTTCCCGAGGTGAAGAAACCCCTCTTTTGGACGCTCTTTTCACTTCGACTTCGGCAGTATGCGTTACGGGCTTGATAGTTAAGGACACAGCCACCCATTTCAGCAGGTTGGGCCAGATGATTATTTTGGCACTCATTCAGCTCGGTGGACTTGGAATAATGTCTTTTTCCGTCATGCTCGCGATACTTACCGGAAAGAAGATGGATATTGGGCAAAAAGCCGCGATGGGTGACATACTGGAGCAAAATGAATTGTCGGGAGTCACCCAGCTCATCAAATTCATTTTCAAGATGACGCTGTTTTTTGAAGCGGTTGGAGCTGTCGCCCTAGCGATATTCTGGATCGGTAGGTTCGATTCGCTCCATGAAACAATCTACCATGGTATTTTCCATTCTGTTTCGGCTTTTTGCAACGCGGGTTTTTCAACTTTCAGCGACAGTCTGTCCTGTTTTGCTTCAGATACGGCTACTGTCCTTATAATATCCGGTCTGATAATTTTCGGCGGTCTGGGTTTCGCGGCGATAAAAGATATATGGCAAAAGACAAAATACCTCGTCAAAGAGAGAAAAACAAATTTCCATTTCAAAGTTCAGTCTAAAATAGTTGTATTCGTCTCTTTGATTCTTATATTGGTGGGATCGGCGGGGATATTTCTATTCGAATTTCCGAATTCGTCCGGGTTCAAGACAAAGATATTGTCGGCGATATTTCAATCGGTCACGACGAGAACAGCCGGTTTCAACACCGTTGACCTTTCTTCGCTCGCACCGAGCACAATACTCTTGATGATAGGCTTGATGCTCATAGGAGCTTCCCCTGGCTCTACAGGGGGCGGAATCAAGACCACAACTTTTGCGGTTTTGTGGGGTTGCATGACAAATGGTTTCACGAAAAACAGGAACGTAGAAATTTTCAAAAGAACGATACCAGACGAGACAATAGCCAAAGCCGTGACGGTTTTACTTCTTTACATTTTTGTACTTTTTATAGTTGTTACACTGCTTTTGTTTTTTGAAAAATTTTCATTTTTTGATATTTTGTTTGAAGCTGTAAGCGCAGTGGGTACGGTCGGGCTTTCCAAGGGCATCACTCCGCATCTTTCTTCCATTGGAAAGAGCCTCGTAATAGTTCTGATGTTTTTTGGAAGGCTGGGCCCTTTGACTATCGGTTACACTTTGATTTCTCACTACAAAAAAACCGGTTATACATACGCCGAAGAAAAAGTTATGATCGGCTGA
- a CDS encoding TrkA family potassium uptake protein has product MRSIAVIGLGVFGSTLAKELTDKGAQVIAIDNDKNKVEDIKETVTYAVCLNSLDKNALLSIGVQDVDVAVVCIGDDVEANLLTTLLLKKMGVKRIWSRAINELQKEILKTLDVDQIIGLEEQMGITIARSLVSSYVSKRIPLSEGHSIAEIKIPDSFIGKTLREIEPRTEFKVNVVGIKYLIPHVNSSGEREFKEVFDDIPSPDEELKEDVFLLIAGSDKNIERFAKGK; this is encoded by the coding sequence ATGAGAAGTATCGCGGTTATAGGACTTGGTGTGTTTGGGAGCACGCTCGCTAAGGAACTTACTGACAAAGGCGCTCAGGTAATTGCCATAGACAACGACAAGAACAAAGTCGAAGATATTAAAGAAACTGTAACTTATGCCGTTTGCCTAAACTCCTTGGACAAAAACGCTCTTCTTTCAATAGGTGTTCAGGACGTGGATGTAGCAGTTGTCTGCATCGGTGACGATGTAGAAGCTAATCTTCTCACGACGTTGCTTTTAAAAAAAATGGGAGTCAAAAGAATTTGGTCCAGGGCGATAAACGAGCTTCAAAAAGAAATTTTAAAAACGCTCGACGTAGATCAGATAATTGGCCTTGAAGAACAAATGGGAATCACTATAGCGAGAAGCCTTGTCTCGAGCTACGTGTCAAAGAGAATTCCGCTTTCTGAAGGTCACAGCATAGCTGAGATAAAAATCCCCGATTCTTTTATCGGGAAAACTCTCAGGGAAATAGAACCGAGAACGGAGTTCAAGGTCAATGTCGTGGGAATAAAATATCTGATACCGCATGTAAATTCATCCGGGGAGAGGGAGTTCAAGGAAGTCTTCGACGATATCCCGTCACCCGATGAAGAGCTCAAAGAAGACGTTTTTTTACTCATAGCCGGATCGGACAAAAACATCGAAAGGTTTGCCAAAGGAAAGTGA